The genome window GCTTACTTTGCAAATCTAGCAATTGGAATCGATGACATTGCAATGATGTATAACTACAACATTATTATTGCTAACTCGAATGAGGATACAGAAAAGGAGAATCAGATTATTGATAATCTTTTAGCAAAACAAGTTGATGGAATTATTTACATGGGACGTAACCAGACTGAACATTTTCGTTCAGCGACCAGAGACAATGGTACAGCCGTTGTTCTTGCTGGAACGGTTGATGAATGGAATACGCCAAGTGTTAATATTAATTATCGTCAGGCAACTTATGATGCAACGAGTTTCTTTTTGAAACAAGGACAAAAAGTTGCTCTTGTTATTAGTGATAAGAATTATCCGATCAATGCAAAATATCGAATTCCAGGTTACAAAGATGCTCTAAAAGAATACGGAATTGAATTCAACAAAAAATTAATTTTCGAAACGCAAGATAATAATAGTATTTCTAATCCAACTTTCCAAGAAATCTATGAAAGTGAAGCTTCATCAGCTGTTGTTTATAGTGATGACACTGCAATTATCTTATTAAATAAAGGATTTGAAATGGGACGTTCGATTCCTGAAGATTTTCAAATTATTACAAGTAACAATACAGTCGTTACGAAATATGCTCGTCCAACAATTTCTTCGATTACTCAGCCTTTATACGATATTGGTGCTGTGGCAATGCGGATTCTCACAAAAATGATGAATAAAGAAAAAGTACAAGATAGCAACGTTTACCTCGATTATGACATCATTCACCGCGGTACCACCCGAATTTAAAAGCCGCAAAAAGCATCTCCGTTGATTGTTTATTAACAATCGATGAAGATGCTTTTTTATTGATCATTTTCACTATCATCATCAGAATCATTATCAAAAGAACTAGTCTGACTGTTATTTTGCTGGGTCTGATTCAAGCTATTATTATAAGAGCGATTATTAAATTGATTTTGGTTGTTATTCTGATTATAAAGACTATTGTTAGGTGTTTGGTAACTGTTATACCTTTTCTGTGGGTACTTGATCCGCGGCTGCTCGTAGTATGAGAAATAAACTTTCGGATCACTAGTGTCATATGACATATCCTTTGTCGCCCGTGAAATAACCCCGTACCCATTATATTGACCAAGATAATTTGACCAAAACAAGCGATAATCACTGGCATAGCCACCAATCCCAAAATTATCCGTTAATTCTTTTGGACCACCTTGTGCATAAAGGCTGGTCACTGTGCGACCTCTAACTGTAAAGTTAGCCGAATTATTTTTTAAAACACCTGGTAAAGTTCCTGTATTAGCCAGAACAGAATATTCTTTAACGCTATTTGGTTTACTTTTCTGTTCATTTAGTTTTAATAAATCTGGATCATTTTTATAAATATTATTTAAAAAGCGCGCCACCAAACGAAGATTTGCGTTTGAATCACTTTCTTCTAAATTATAAGAATGACGATAGAAATTATCATATCCGATCCAAGATGAAATTGTAATTCCCGGAGTAGAGCCTGTGAACCAGTAATCGCGATTATCATTACTGGTTCCTGTCTTACCATAAAGTTTATCCGAATCAAATTCGACATTTGAACCCAAGAACTCAGCAGTTCCATTTGAAACAACGTCGCTCATCATTTTTTGCATGATGTAAGAGGTCGCCTCAGAAAAAACTTTAACCGGCTCAGACTTATGCTCATAAACAATCCGACCAGTTGGATCAACAATTTTGGAAATCACATAAGGTTTATGATAATTTCCATCATTAGCAAATGTCGCGTATGCCGCAGCTTCTTGAACTGGAGCAAATCCTCGCGCTGTTCCACCTAATGAAATTCCAAGTTCACTATATTCTTTATCAGTAATATTGAAATTCATCTTTTTCATATAACTTTTAGCTAATTTATCATCTTTTTGCCGCAAAGCCTGATAAAGATTTACTGTAGCAACATTATATGACTGGGAAAGGGCTTCGGTGGCAGAGACAAAGCGATTTTGGAAAGTTTGATCATAATCACTTGGTTCGTAATCATCAAATTTAGCTGGAAAATCTGCCAAAGTTGAACGAGAGCCAATTAAACCTGTATCAAGTGCTGGACCATAAACTAGTAAAGGCTTAATCGAAGAACCTGGCGAACGACGATTATTAAAGGCATGATTAAACTCGTTAAGTTTAAAATCAACGCCTCCAATAAATCCCAAAACACCACCTGTCTTATTATCTAAGACTACTGTTCCATTTTGGACTGGCTCAGAGAAATCAATAAAATCATTTGTCTTCTCATCATAAACACTGTCTGTATAGGTCTTGCTAAAATACGAGCGAGTATTTTGCAAAACTTCCTGCATATTATCGCTAACTTTTCGATTAATCGTAGAATAAACTTTATAACCATTTTGAGAAAGCTTTTGCTTAGCGGTCGCATAATATCGTCCATAGGTGCTATCTTTAACTTTTTCGGGATCCATTCCATCATCACGCAGTAAAACTTCAGCAAGAGTATTTTCCGCCTCTTCTCTAACTGCACTATAAGTATAACCATAGTTGTTCGTATGACGGGATGAAGGCTCAGCCTTTAAAAACTGTGCCCGGAGATCTTCTTTTTTTGCAGCAGTGTACTGCTTCTTAGTGATTGCTCCATCTCGATACATTCGAAATAAAACGATCTGCGCGCGTTTTAAGCCATACTGAGCACTTCGATTATCAATTTCTCCAGTAAGATCAAAAGGAGTGTAGGCATAAGGACTTTGAACTAAACCTACAACAAAAGCAGACTGTGCGATAGAAAGATCCTTCGGATTTTTCCCGAAAATCCCAACAGACGCAGCTCCGATGCCTGTAATATTTTCGCCTTTGTTGTTTCGACCAAAAGAAGCTGCATTCAAATAAGAAGTTAAGACATCATCTTTAGTGAAAAACTTGTTAAGACGCATTGCCAAAAAAATTTCAGTAGCTTTACGCTTAAAAGTAGTTTCCGAGGAAAGGATCTGCATTTTAACCAATTGCTGAGTTAAAGTTGAGCCACCGCTTTTAATCCCAACTCCTGTTACATCAGAAAGAGCAGCCCTAATTACTGCTCTGGGCATCACACCTTGATGCAAATAAAAATCTTCATCTTCAGAAGCAACAATCCCCTTCTTAATCCACGGAGAAATTTCTGCTGATTTAGTTTTATAACTAACGATATCAGACTGAATTTCACCCAAAGATGAATTATCTGCAAAATATAAAGTCGAAGTTTGATCAATATCGTGGATTAGCTTATCCATTTCAGCTACAGTCGGAATCGACTCTTCTTTTAAGATTGACGCCACATATCCTAACCCAATCCCTAAAACAAGCCCAAACACTAAAATTCCTAAAGCTAAAAAGTTAAGAACTACTCTTCTAATTACTTGAAGTGCCAGATCAACACAATGTAAGATCTCAGTTCGATCTAATTTTATAAACCAATCCCGAATTTTTTCGAGAAATTCTCTTAATTTATCCATTTAAAATGTAAGCTTAATTTCAATTTTTGTTTAATGCCTTTTCGTTGCTGCCATCAGTAATAATGAACCACCTGCGACCGAAGCGTTCAAACTGTCAACGTGGCCAAACATGGGAATTTTAATAAACTCATCAATCTTATCACGAACTCCCGGTGAAATTCCGCTCCCTTCATTGCCAATGATTAAGCAAATTTTACCATTTACTTGCCAATCTAACCAATTAGTACCTTGCATATCTGCCCCAAAAAACCAAAATCCCTCTTCTTTTAAGCTTTTAATCGTTGCGCTTAAATTTACCACCCGCACAATCGGGACAAAAGATGCTGCACCAGTTGAAGACTTCCATACCGTGTCTGTTACCTGAACATTTCGTCTTTCAGGAATAATAATTGCATCAACCCCAGCCGCATCAGCTGAACGAATTAAAGAGCCAAAATTATGCGGATCCATGATATTGTCTAACATCAGCAAAAATTTACTGTCTTTTAAGACTGAAAGATCTGAGTAAACAAAAGGCGCTCCTTCTAAAACAACTCCTTGATGGACTCCTCCATTTGCTAATTTATCCAATTTATCTTTAGGAACAATCTTCACAATAATCTTTTTAGCTTTAGCCAACTTCGTTAAATCACTTAAATAACTATTCTTTAAAGATTTTTGAATCAATAACTGATTAATTTGATTAGCGGGCAACTGTTTTAAAGCATTTAAAACCGCATGACGACCATAAATTTGGTTTGGATGCTCTTCGCTATTTTGCAATTATCTATCCTCTCATTTAATGAATTCTACATTATCTTGGTTTTGGAAGCAAAAATCAATCAGCTGATTAATTCGATCATTCTGATCTGTAAATTTTAAGTAGCCAAACATCGCCTCAAAACCCGTTGAAATTCGGTAAATAACGATATTGGTATTCTTCGCATGAGTATGGCTTTTGGCATTACGCCCTAAACGAAAAGCATCTTGTTCCTCAGTTGTTAAAATATTTTTCTCATTCATTAGCTTGAAAAACGCCGCCTGCGCTTTAGCAGAAACAAAAGATTTTGAGCGCAAGTACTGCTCATTAACGGCTCGTTGATCATTTTTCACCAAATAAAAACGGACTCGCTCTTCGATAACGGCATCCCCCAAATAAGCAAGGGTCAAACCATTTAATTGGTTAACATTTGTCATTTTTTGTATACTTCGTTCCCTCTGGAGTGTCTTTTATTTCTATTCCCAAAGCCAACAGCTCATCTCGTAGATCATCACTTAATTTGAAATCTCGTGCTTTTCTAGCTGCATCTCTTTTTTCAATTAAGTTTAAAACATGCGGGTCGTCAATTTCTAAGCGTTCAGGCACTTCCAATCCTAATACCCAAAGCCAATCAACCAACAACTGCTGGATTTCTTTAAGATTATCAGTACTAATGTCTTTGGTCAAAACATCTTTATTGATCCATTTCAAATATTCATAAATTACTGCTAGCGCATTTTGGACATTAAAATCATCATCCATCGCAGCCATAAAGCGATCGCGGAATTTGGCAATTAAATCAGAAATTCTAGGATTGAAACCGACATCAGCACTTGGCTTATTTCTAAGTTGATTGATAGTCTCAATGATTCGATCATAGCTGCGTTTAGCTTGAGTCATTGAGGTTAAATCGTACTGCAAGGGTTTACGGTAATTAGTTTGAACCAAGAAAAATCTTAGGAAATTAGGATCATTTTCCTTTAATGCATCCCGTAAAGTCACAAAATTCCCTAAGGACTTGCTCATTTTTTCATCATTAGCAGTTGTTACAAAGGCATTATGCATCCAATAACGAACAAACTGCTTACCTGTTAATGACTCGCTTTGGGCTCGTTCATTTTCGTGGTGAGGAAACATCAAATCTTCACCACCACCATGAATATCAATGGTATCTCCTAGCTCAGCAATCGACATCACCGAACATTCAATGTGCCATCCAGGCCGCCCTTTACCAAACGGCGCATCCCAAGCAATTTCATTTTGTTTTTGCCCTTTCCAAAGTGCAAAATCCAAAGAATCCTCTTTGCGAGCTTGCTCAACTGAATTAACGTGTTCACTGGCACCAACTAAAAGATCAGCAACGCTTTGATCAGACAACTCGCCATAGGTGGGGTATTTTCGGGTTCGAAAATAAACGTCCCCTTCACTTTCATAGGCGTAACCTTTCTGGATTAATTTTGCAATAAAATCGACGATTTGCGGAATAAATTCCGTTGCTCGAGTTCGAACAGTTGGCTCAATTACATTCAATTGCTCAATATCTTCTTCATAAGCAGCAATAAATTGGGCGGCAAGATCTGACACAGTGACTTTTTCAGCTGATGATCGCTCAATCATTCGATCGTCAACGTCAGTAAAATTGGATACAAAACGCACTTCATATCCGCGATACATCAAATAACGACGAATGGTATCAAAAGCCACCACCGAACGAGCATTACCAATATGAATATAATTATAAACTGTTGGACCACACACATACATCGTAACAACTTTGGAGGATTGTGGGATAAATTCTTCCTTGGTCCGACTCAGCGTATTATAAATTTTTAGCAAGAAGTTTCCTCTACGAAATTTGTTGTAAGGTTAATTCAAGGTTTGTAACTACCTTTTCTTTACCAATTACTTCTAATTCATCGGTTAAAAATGGACCATGCATCAAACGAGTCGCGCCAATTCTAATTGGCATATAGAGTTGGCGGCCCTTAGTTCCAGTATCGTCTCTAACTGTTTGAATTACATCAGCAATTGCTACTGAAGTAAATGGACTAAGATCTTTAATTTTACTATAAAAATCTTTTAAAACCAAAGAAGCTGAAGGGTCTTGTAACTCTTCTTTCTCTCCTTCACCCAATTCTGGAATTTCACGGAAAAACTGTTCTGACAATTCTAAGATTTGATTTGTATAGCTCATTTGATCTTTAAAGAGCGCAACTAATGAACGAATCCAAGCAATTTTCTTTTCATCCGGGTCTTCTTCAACTTTACCATTGGCGATTAAATTCAAAAGGCACATATGTGAAATGCGACTTAATGGCGCAGCCTTCACATATTTATTATTAATCCATTCCAATTTTTTCTGATCAAACTTAGCTGGTGAGCGGCTCAGTCTGCTAGGATCAAACTGTTTAATAAACTGCTTCTTCGTAAAAATTTCTTCTTCACCAACTGGTGACCAACCTAAAAGCGTAATGAAATTGAACATTGCTTCTGGTAGATAACCAAAGCTACGATATTGTTCGATAAACTGCAAAATAGTTTCATCACGTTTACTGAGTTTTTTACCTGTTGCCTGATTGATAATCAATGACATGTGGCCAAATAATGGAGCTTGCCAATCTAGTGCTTCATAAATTGCAAGCTGTTTAGGAGTATTAGCGATATGATCGTCACCTCTTAGAACATGCGTGATCTCCATTAAATGATCATCAACAACAACTGCAAAATTGTAGGTTGGTTGTCCGTCTTCTTTCATAATGATGAAGTCTCCACCAAGGCTATCACTATTAAACTCGATCTCGCCTTTAACGATATCATCAAATTTGAAAACGTGGTCTTTTGGCAGACGAATTCTTATTACTGGCTTTAATCCTCTAGCCTTCTTTTCGGCAATGACTTCCTCAATTTGAGCATCGGTCATTCCTTCAAACTCATATTCATAGTGCGGCATAATCCCAGCTTCTTGCTGGCGATCACGCATCGCAGTCAACTCTTCTTCTGTTAAGTAAGATTCATAAGCTAAACCTTTATCTAAAAGCTCTTTTACGTACTTGTGATATAGATCATTACGCTCAGATTGACGATAAGGTCCGTAATCTCCCCCGACATCTGGACCTTCATCCCAGTCGATACCAAGCCATTTTAAGTTGTCAAGCTGCGACATCTCTCCATCAGCAACGTTTCTTTTAAGATCAGTATCTTCAATTCTAATAACAAAAGCTCCCCCCATGTTACGGGCGAATAAATAGTTAAATAAAGCTGTCCTAGCATTTCCAATGTGTAAATGCCCAGTTGGACTAGGTGCATAACGTACTCTAACTTTTTCTGGTTTCAAAATTAATCCCATCCTCCGAAAATTTATAGAAATCTCTTATAATAATAGCACTTATCTGATTTTATGGCTTACCCAAGGACTTTTTTTATTGTTTCGGCCAAGGTTTTTACGCCGACAACCTTGATTGAAGGTTTCTCATGATAGTTCTTTAAATTGTTAGCTGGAACAAAGATCTTCTTAAATCCTAATTTCTCAGCCTCGGCAATCCTCAGTTCAATTCGATTAACACTTCTTGCTTCGCCAGCTAACCCTAGCTCGCCAATAAAACAATCAGTTGCTGGAATTTCTTTATTTTTAAAACTTGAGGCAATTGCCATTGCACAAGCAAAATCGATTGCTGGTTCATCCAGACGAACTCCACCAGTGACCTTAATATACGCATCTTGATTTTGAAGCAGAATGTTGGCTCGTTTTTCTAAAACTGCCATTATTAAAGATACGCGGTTAAAATCAATCCCTGTTGCGGTTCGACGGGCGTTCCCAAAAAGAGTTGGCGTTAATAATGCCTGGATTTCGACTAAAATCGGTCTAGTACCCTCCATTGAAACAACTACCGCCGAACCATTTGCCCCTTTAAGGCGTTCTTGCAGAAATAATTCAGAAGGATTCAAAACTTCTTTTAAGCCATTCTCGTGCATTTCAAAAAGACCAATTTCATCAGTCGAACCGAAACGATTTTTAACTGTATGCATAATGCGGTACAAATGAAATTTGTCGCCTTCGATATAAATCACCGTATCGACCATGTGTTCCAAAATTTTAGGCCCCGCAATGGTCCCATCTTTAGTAATATGACCAACAATGAAAGTTGTAATATTTTGAGTTTTAGCTATTTTCATCAAATGGCTCGTTAATTCTTTGACTAGTGATACACTGCCGACCGGACTATCGATCTCATTTAATTCCATCGTTTGAATCGAATCTACAACTAAAATATCTGGTTTAACCGACTCAATCAAACTTTCAACTTGATCGAAATCACTGGTTGAAAGAATGATTAAATCTTTGCCGCTGACTGCCAACCTTTCCGCCCGCCGTTTAATCTGAGTTGCACTTTCTTCACCCGAAACATAGAGAACTTTCTTCCCTTGCTGAACTATTCTACTAGCAATTTGTAAAAGGATCGTGGATTTACCAATTCCTGGATCTCCCGAGATGAGCACCAATGAGCCAGGAACGACACCTCCACCAAGAACTCGATCAAACTCTCCCACACCCGTTTCAATCCGGGCCAAATCATCAATTGAGATTTCGTCAATTGAACGCGCAACCGCTTCTTCACCGATTAGAGACTTTTGCTTAAGTGGAGCAGTTGCTTTTTTTTGAGCTGGCTTCATCGTATCAAATTCGTGGCAATTGGGGCAAACCCCATATTGAACCGCTGATTCATAGCCACAATTGCTACAAACATAAATCGTTTTACTTTTTGCCATTTTAATCTCCTGAAGAACCGAATCCACCAATTCTTTGGCCGATCGCTTCATCACCTTCAGCCATAAGAAAAGGCATAAAAATTCCTTGTCCTATTCTTTCGCCTTTTTTGACTAGAATATCATCATCCCTAATGTTTATCACTTGGAAAAATATTTCGCCTTCATTTCCAGGATTATCAAAATAATCTGAATCAACAATTCCAACCCCATTTGGCATCACTAATCCTTTTTTCTTAGGATTGCCTGACCGATTAACCAACATCAAGAATTCATTGTCGGGCATATACGCCTTGATTCCCGTCGGAATCAATTCTGGCCTAGCTTGATGGGCCTTAATAATCAAATCTTCTGCTGCCTCAAAATCATATCCTGCTGAGCCACTGCTTTGCCGCTCAGGCAAATTAATTTCTTGACCTTGATATTTACTTACAATTTTAAATCCACGCATTAATTCTAGCTCCTTAAATTTTATCTCCAAAAGATTCCACATTATTTTAAATTTTATATCAATCTTTCTTCATACTTGTTCTCTATTATAATGAGTGTAGAAATTATTTAGCAACTCCTCCCAAGAGTTATTTAAATCTCTACAAACATTTCACAACACTTTTAAAATTAAACCCGGTGACCCTCCCTCATCGAGTTTTTATTTTGCTTTTAAGCTTATTTACAAATTGTTGCTAATTAGATCAAACTTTCTTCACACTTAGACCGTATCATAATAAGTGTAGAAATTAATCATTAACTCCTCCCAAAGAGTTCTCCTAATTCTCTACAACAACTTACATATTCCCAAATATTTAAACCCGGTGACCTCCCTCATCGAGTTTTTATTTTGCTTTAAGCTTATTTACAAATTGTTGCTAATTAGATCAAACTTTCTTCACACTTAGACCGTATCATAATAAGTGTAGAAATTAATCATTAACTCCTCCCAAAGAGTTCTCCTAATTCTCTACAACAACTTACATATTCCCAAATATTTAAACCCGGTGACCTCCCTCATCGAGTTTTTATTTTGCTTTAAGCTTATTTACAAATTGTTGCTAATTAGATCAAACTTTCTTCACACTTAGACCGTATCATAATAAGTGTAGAAATTAATCATTAACTCCTCCCAAAGAGTTCTCCTAATTCTCTACAATAACTTACATATTCCCAAATATTTAAACTCGGTGACCTCCCTCATCGAGTTTTTATTTTGCTTTAAGCTTATTTACAAATTGTTGCCAATTAGATCAAACTTTCTTCACACTTGGGCCGTATCATAATAAGTGTAGAAATTAATCATTAACTCCTCCCAAAGAGTTCTCCTAATTCTCTACAACAACTTACATATTCCCAAATATTTAAACCCGGTGACCCTCCCTCATCGAGTTTTTATTTTGCTTTAAATTCTGTTATATTAACCGTATCGGGGGAAAATAATGATCAAATTAATTTGCATTGATTTAGACGGAACACTTTTTAATGATTCAACCAAAATCACAAACTACACTAAAGAGGTGATCGCTAGGGCACGAAAGCTGGGAATTAAAATTATTATCACTAGCGGTCGACCTTTAACTGGCGTGGATTCAGTAATCGATTATTTAGAACTAGATGACTCAGATTACGTGATTACTTATAACGGTGGATTAATTCAAACAGTTGGTGGTGAGCCGATCCAACAATTTGCTCTAACTTACCAGGACGTTTTAGAAATAGATCTTTTTAACCGAATCCATGGAACGAATGTTGAATTTCAAACTCCAATCGACGCCTATACCACATGGCACCACGTCAACTGGCATGTAAGTTTTGAGAATTTCATGACGCATTTACCGCTAAATATCGTTGAGGAGGGGGATTTGCCCCCAAATCTTACTTACATTAAAGCGATGGCTAACGATGGCCCGAATGTTTTAGATCAGATTGAACTAAAAATTCCTGAAACTTTCTATAAAAAGCTCAATGTCATTCGCTCATCTCCAAATAATATTGAATTTTTGAACAAAAACGCAACTAAAGGCAACGGAATGCGAGCTCTCAGCAAAAAATTAGGGATTGATCTAAGAGAAACGATGGCAATAGGTGACGAAACAAATGACCTCTCAATGATTGAAACGGCCGGTTTAGGTGTTGCAATGGGCAATGCTATTCCTGCAATCAAAAAAATAGCACAGGTCGAAACGGATGACAATAATCACGATGGCGTTGCTAAAGCAATTGAAAAATTTGCCTTGAATACATTCTAAAGCGGCTTGACCCAACCCAAAGCACCAAGTAATAGTGCACAAACCATTGTCACGATTACTCCGTAGAAGAATATCCTAGTCCATAAGCGATTACGTAGATAGAAAAAAGTGCTGAAATCCTTGACCAAGATTATTTTTCCGTCGGAGTCCTTCACTTCCCGAACCTCTTTATCATCAACAAAAAACTTAGTAAACAAATGATTAAGTAAGGCAGGCAAAAACAAAGAAGCTACGCTCATAATTTCAAAGATTTTTCGAACTATATCAACTTTAACAAAAGCATAACTTACCCCAAACAATAAAAGTTCCACTAGGACTCCGATTAAAAGCGCCAATGGAACAAGATAACCTTTTCGGTGCCAAATAAACGACATTTCTCTTCCTTTCTTTTAACTGATTTTATTGTAGCGGATTCTGTGGCAACTAAAAAGGCTCTTTTTAATGATAGTGATTAACTTAATTATCAAAATGACGTCTCAACTCCGAGTCGCCATTTTTTATTTCCAATAATCCCTTGGAACTATTCAAAAAAATTATGTGAATCCCCGAGACCGTTCGGCCATTGATTGTGAATTCCTGTTCGAACTTAAATAAAATGCTCATATTTGACAATAACTGATTAGTAAATACATTTAAGTACTTTAACGTCCCCGCAGAATTATCAATTGCATTATAAATAAGAACCTCCATCATCCTTTTAAACTTTTTAAAGTTCATTTTTCTTGAATAATTTGTTTGATGATAAACGTATTCATAAATTTGTTCTAAGGATTCTGTTTCTCCACCATTTAAATTTACAATCAAAGTATTCGTCAGGTAATTACTGACTGCACCGATTTTGCGTTTAGCAGCAAAGATATTTTCCCACAGATTAATTGTAAAATCATTTGACAAGAAAAAATTAAATGGAATTAGCGGAATAGATACATTTCTCAAATCAAGATCAATTCCTTCAGAAATCAGCATATAATCATATTTATCAAAATCAACTTCCGATAATTCGTATAAATAACGTTGATCCAAAGCTATCTGGTAATGATTAATATTCAATTTTTTAATTAAACTATCGTTGGCTGGCTTACCGTTTTCGTTAACCAAAAGAATATTTGTGGGATAGTATTCATTTTCAAGATGACAGGTAAAAATGTAGACACTGATGACAAAATCAAAATAAATTTGATCAAAAAAATCGCTCTCACGCCATTCAAAAAGATAAAAAATGATATAAGAAGCTAATGCGGAGGACGACGGTAATTTTCTAACTATCTGCTTGTGGTTATAAAGTTTTTCAATTGCATATAATCCGTATTTTCTTTTTAATCCATATTTAATCGAAAAATTGTAAATTAGTTCTTTGAAATGATCATTTTGAGACAAATCTAAATCATAGGCCTGATACATTTTAACTATCAATTGATGAATTTGTTTATCAACCTCTGGTACTAACTGTTGCCAAACACTTCGATCCTTAGAAAACCGCTGCGTCTCGCTATTGCTTAAAATAAACAAAGTCAGAGCGACTATTTCTTGATCACTCTGGTGCGAGTCGATTAGCTTTAATAAAGATTCAGATGCCTTATATTCTTGCAAGTTACACAAGTCTTTAGTCAGAAAATTTGACAGCTCAGGGGTGTATGAAATAATTAGAAGGTATTTAACTAAACGAATAAAACCATCATCGGATATCAAAAGATGATGTTTTAAGACAACTTTCTTCGCTCGGTTATATATTTCTTCAATCTTAGTATTAGAAAAACGGTACTGCTGAAGATTCTCGTTTTCAACTAATGGCACGATTGACGATCTGTAAACCGTAAATAGATCTACCATGCAACTTCTTTGTGCTATGATTGTCCCAACAATTCGCATTCCATTGTAAGGAGTGGATTGAATTTTCAATTCATACATTGCTAAAAATTTTCGTACATACGGCATATCCTTAGCAATTGTTGATTCACTAACGTGAAGAAGTTGGGCAAGACTTTCAATTTTTAGGTAAATGTTATTATTTAAAAATAAATTGCGGCAAATTGCTGGTACTCGACTATGATATTGGAAAAT of Xylocopilactobacillus apicola contains these proteins:
- a CDS encoding LacI family DNA-binding transcriptional regulator, with translation MQPKVTIYDVANAANVSMATVSRVMNRNPKVKKETKERVLKVIHDLNYHPNAVAQGLASKKTTTIGVIIPDLTNAYFANLAIGIDDIAMMYNYNIIIANSNEDTEKENQIIDNLLAKQVDGIIYMGRNQTEHFRSATRDNGTAVVLAGTVDEWNTPSVNINYRQATYDATSFFLKQGQKVALVISDKNYPINAKYRIPGYKDALKEYGIEFNKKLIFETQDNNSISNPTFQEIYESEASSAVVYSDDTAIILLNKGFEMGRSIPEDFQIITSNNTVVTKYARPTISSITQPLYDIGAVAMRILTKMMNKEKVQDSNVYLDYDIIHRGTTRI
- a CDS encoding transglycosylase domain-containing protein; translation: MDKLREFLEKIRDWFIKLDRTEILHCVDLALQVIRRVVLNFLALGILVFGLVLGIGLGYVASILKEESIPTVAEMDKLIHDIDQTSTLYFADNSSLGEIQSDIVSYKTKSAEISPWIKKGIVASEDEDFYLHQGVMPRAVIRAALSDVTGVGIKSGGSTLTQQLVKMQILSSETTFKRKATEIFLAMRLNKFFTKDDVLTSYLNAASFGRNNKGENITGIGAASVGIFGKNPKDLSIAQSAFVVGLVQSPYAYTPFDLTGEIDNRSAQYGLKRAQIVLFRMYRDGAITKKQYTAAKKEDLRAQFLKAEPSSRHTNNYGYTYSAVREEAENTLAEVLLRDDGMDPEKVKDSTYGRYYATAKQKLSQNGYKVYSTINRKVSDNMQEVLQNTRSYFSKTYTDSVYDEKTNDFIDFSEPVQNGTVVLDNKTGGVLGFIGGVDFKLNEFNHAFNNRRSPGSSIKPLLVYGPALDTGLIGSRSTLADFPAKFDDYEPSDYDQTFQNRFVSATEALSQSYNVATVNLYQALRQKDDKLAKSYMKKMNFNITDKEYSELGISLGGTARGFAPVQEAAAYATFANDGNYHKPYVISKIVDPTGRIVYEHKSEPVKVFSEATSYIMQKMMSDVVSNGTAEFLGSNVEFDSDKLYGKTGTSNDNRDYWFTGSTPGITISSWIGYDNFYRHSYNLEESDSNANLRLVARFLNNIYKNDPDLLKLNEQKSKPNSVKEYSVLANTGTLPGVLKNNSANFTVRGRTVTSLYAQGGPKELTDNFGIGGYASDYRLFWSNYLGQYNGYGVISRATKDMSYDTSDPKVYFSYYEQPRIKYPQKRYNSYQTPNNSLYNQNNNQNQFNNRSYNNSLNQTQQNNSQTSSFDNDSDDDSENDQ
- the rlmB gene encoding 23S rRNA (guanosine(2251)-2'-O)-methyltransferase RlmB, with the translated sequence MQNSEEHPNQIYGRHAVLNALKQLPANQINQLLIQKSLKNSYLSDLTKLAKAKKIIVKIVPKDKLDKLANGGVHQGVVLEGAPFVYSDLSVLKDSKFLLMLDNIMDPHNFGSLIRSADAAGVDAIIIPERRNVQVTDTVWKSSTGAASFVPIVRVVNLSATIKSLKEEGFWFFGADMQGTNWLDWQVNGKICLIIGNEGSGISPGVRDKIDEFIKIPMFGHVDSLNASVAGGSLLLMAATKRH
- a CDS encoding Mini-ribonuclease 3; the protein is MTNVNQLNGLTLAYLGDAVIEERVRFYLVKNDQRAVNEQYLRSKSFVSAKAQAAFFKLMNEKNILTTEEQDAFRLGRNAKSHTHAKNTNIVIYRISTGFEAMFGYLKFTDQNDRINQLIDFCFQNQDNVEFIK
- the cysS gene encoding cysteine--tRNA ligase, with the translated sequence MLKIYNTLSRTKEEFIPQSSKVVTMYVCGPTVYNYIHIGNARSVVAFDTIRRYLMYRGYEVRFVSNFTDVDDRMIERSSAEKVTVSDLAAQFIAAYEEDIEQLNVIEPTVRTRATEFIPQIVDFIAKLIQKGYAYESEGDVYFRTRKYPTYGELSDQSVADLLVGASEHVNSVEQARKEDSLDFALWKGQKQNEIAWDAPFGKGRPGWHIECSVMSIAELGDTIDIHGGGEDLMFPHHENERAQSESLTGKQFVRYWMHNAFVTTANDEKMSKSLGNFVTLRDALKENDPNFLRFFLVQTNYRKPLQYDLTSMTQAKRSYDRIIETINQLRNKPSADVGFNPRISDLIAKFRDRFMAAMDDDFNVQNALAVIYEYLKWINKDVLTKDISTDNLKEIQQLLVDWLWVLGLEVPERLEIDDPHVLNLIEKRDAARKARDFKLSDDLRDELLALGIEIKDTPEGTKYTKNDKC